The following is a genomic window from Pyricularia oryzae 70-15 chromosome 5, whole genome shotgun sequence.
ACATGATTTTCCTAATTATAGAGTAAGTTCGACGCCATAGGTTGCGGCCCCCCCCCAGGTTGAATCCCCTTCCAAATAAATGGATTTCAGAAAGTAGGCTAATCCTAATTGAGAACGGGCTAAACCAAATCGGGACTAGCCCGGTACATATTTACAATTGCCATTTTATATAGCACGCCTAAAATCCAACCAATAAAATCGCTTTACTCGATCCAGGTGGGTCCAATTGCCTAACCAATCGTTTTTTTACACGCCGTATATTAAATATCAGTACAAATACGTTATTTGGATTTTGTGGATCCACGCGCGTTTTCCTATCCGGATTTGAACGGGTTACGTAATTGTGCAAATAATTACGCTCCCGTTAAATTTCGGTTAATTCGAACGTATAAAAATCCAACTTTTTCCCcattttttcgaaaaaaaaccTTTTAATTGGTTTATTAAAATTTAGGGCAAAACGGTTAAATATACGTATAATTTTTGTTAATTTGCGTGGCGTTATAATAAATGGAGGCGTAAACGTGGTTGGAAAGGGGCTAACCGGAATTGGAATAATTTTATTAGTTAAATTTATAAAAAAACGGATCCGTAAAATTTTTTGCCGGTTAATTAGGTGCAGACCGGCGCCTAATTATGCGTTTATTGTATTTAATAATATTATTGCACGTGCACGCGTTTAAATATATAACCGTATTAGGTTAAATTTGCTAAATAAATTAAATTCCACCGTAATTATTGGTTAAATAATTATAAACGACCGGTAAATTTGtttaaataaattaaaaatCCCCACATTTAATAATTGTAATACGTAATTTATATATGgcggaaaaaataaaaaatggaTATTAACATTATAATAAACCCatataaaattatttaaTTGGTGGGATCCGTGGTCGTTAATAATAAATAAACGTTTAATACCGGGTTAGGCGGGTTGGGTTTCGGGTATAAAAATATTTGTTAACCAATTAACGGTtatgttaataacaatggtgctaacaggggatataggggtaaaccctaggtgcggcgtggtaaataaccagtgctaaaagcgctaaataataggtagaaatgcactataattttggtactgataaataattggttgggggagattttgctttatttcccttacatactctccgacatcgaagtgggggtccgcacgccagaaaaggttccggtgccgcgaatgaatttccgaaaaactaatttgtatgggtttttgaaaaaacaccctcatttgcatacaaaccatctctgggtttgcatttaaacgttgacttggtgaaattttcaacccggtacagggtagctaaccccactcgctgacctttaaattgcattcctgcattaacaaagtaacggaattccaccattccccactccacttcggcactaaataaaattggctatatacaaataaaagtgggcttattacatgcaaaataatgcatataattaacaaataatcctaaaatcgaatttatttatataataataaacgtgttttatataaattatattccgaatgTAATTTCCTTAATTTTATTGGATTAGTAAAATCATTTCCCTTAATCTGTTATAATCCCAAAAAATCACTGAAATCACTcttttggcaattacgtgAGGTTACGTAATTCCTTCTTATATAACccttgttctgccggtcggtgatttctctggGTGGGTGTcgttaggaggggtgtgaccccacctggcctccctggtactggcccaactgtctggtcgtaacaaacACCTCCGCTCTGGAGTCCGGGAGGGCTCTAGAGATTCGCTTTTCCAACGGATTCCTGATGCCAACGGGACATCGCATTGTGCACACATTATCGAGATTGCTCGGGCAGACACGAGGCGACGAATATCTTCCAGTGCGACATCCAAGCCTTGTACCCGTAGCTCCATCGGCTGAGAAAATGCCGAGGGTCTGGCAGAGTCCAGACCAGCATCGCTTCCGGGCATACGAGCAATAGTTCTTGAAACGCCTGCTATAGGTATCTGTCCTTTGCTTGTTCCCAGTCTGCGTGTCAATCATCAGGGCTCTGGATTCCTGGGTCTGAGAACTAACAAAACATCACACACTAGAAAGCAGGTCACAGTGCCTCATCAAGACGACTCGATTTATccaatattttttttctgtttttgttCATTGGTCCTCTATCCGAGGTCTAAGTTTACGGCCCGCTTGAGGCTATTTGAACCAGCAACACCCGCCGCAACACCCAATTACTCTTGCGCCACACACCGAACCATTCCCAGTCAATCCCAGAGACCCATTGAAAATACATGCAAAACAGGCGAGATATTCCGAAGAAACAGGCCTTTCTCGCGAGACAGATTCATCATTACGAGCATCAATTCATAGGTTGCGTGGGAATTTAGATGGTGTTCTCGGCGTTGAAGACCTTCAGAGCCTGCTGGATGCGGGCCTTCATGGTCTTCTCACCCTCACGAACCCAGACGCGGGGGTCGTAGTACTTCTTGTTGGGCTTGTCAGCGCCGTCAGGGTTGCCGACCTGCGAGTTGAGGTACTCGATCTTGCTGGTGACGTAGTCACGGATACCGCTCAGGTAGGCCCACTGCAGGTCAGTGTCGAGGTTGACCTTGATGACACCGTAGCTGATGGCCTCCTGGAACTCGGAGTCGCCGGAGCCGGAGCCACCGTGGAAGACGAAGAAGACTGGGGATAAGGTAAGCTTTTGATCGACATGTCCGTGGGCTTCGAGCTAAATGGTACTTACTaggcttcttctcctcgcAGCCGAGCTTCTCAATAACGTACTTCTGGTGCTTGTCAAGCAGCTCAGGGTGAAGACGAACGTTGCCGGGCTTGTACACGCCGTGGACGTTGCCGAAGCCTGCGGCGATGGAGAAGTACTTGGAGATGGGGCTCAGGGCCTGGTGGATGGCAAAGATGTCCTCGGGCTGGGTGTAGAGGGAGTTGTTGTCGACATCCTCGTTGTTGACACCCTATTGGCAGTGACAAGTTAGGTTAGCTTCGCGATGCTTTGCAATACAATCGAACCAACTTCGCCGCCAGCCAAGAGAGACGAGCGACCAGCAGAGCCAGCCAGAGTTATACTTACATCCTCCTCACCACCGGTCAGACCAATCTCCATCTCGAGCCACTGCTTCATGGGGGCAGCACGCTTGAGGTACTTGGCAGTGGTCTCGATGTTCCAGTCACGGGGCTCCTCAGACAGGTCGATCATGTGCGAGCTGAACAGAGGGGTGCCGTTCTCCTTGTGGAAAGCCTCGTCGGCATCGAGCATGCCGTCGAGCCACGGGAGGAGCTTCTTGGCGCAGTGGTCGGTGTGAAGGACGACCGGGACGCCGTAGATGGGAGCAATCGAGCGGATGAAGTGGGCGGCAGCAACGGCACCAGCGATCGAGGCCTCCTGGTTGGTGTTGGAGACACCCTTGCCGGCGAAGTAGGCGGCACCACCTTGTGACATTTGCAGGATGATGGGGGACTTGGAGTCGCGGGCGGCCTCAAGGGAGGCGATACTGAACACAAGTAAACATCAGCAACCTGATCTCGCGATCGCGATTGAAGTCTGCGATAGCGACAAGAGACAAGCGGGCAACTCACATGGTGGACGACGAGGTCACGTTGATGGCAGGAATGGCGTAGACATTCTTCTTGGCGTGCTCAAACAGCTTGTAGACCTCCTCGCCGTAGAGGACGCCGGGCTTGAGACCGAGCTCGCTGAAGACACCCATCTTGGTTGTTTAAAAGGTAGTATGCGTTGAGTTGGAATAAGGAAGAATATGGGAGAGCTTTTGAGGGTATCACGAGAAAATCAAGGGTTTGCTTTCAATGTCTGAATGAATGGTGAGGAAGGTGAAGTACTTTTTCAGACCGGATTATGACAGAACAAATAGGAACGAGATGGAGACCCGTCCGGAAGAAGCAGGCATGGAGGGGTCAATTTTCTGCTGAAGCTTGCTTCGAATTGCGGGGTCTGCCGGTGGCAGTGGCAGGAGTAGCTGAGATAGGCGTTACGTAGATGCTCCATGTTGCCGGGTTGTTTCTTCAACACCCAACCAACGTCAATTGTCCGTCAAACCCGCTACCCTAGGCCCACGATGGTAGAGGCTGTTTGCAATTGTTGACTTCATCACCTACGCATTCCTTGCCCTCAGGTTCCACGCCAATTGACCTTACTACCGGGAGCATCATGATGGAGTACCTGACAGCTTCAGTACTTCGCACCTCAACAATGATGTAAGAGGTCCGTAACAACGCCCCACATGGCTCAATGATGTTATGTATGCTATGCGGTTGGTGGACCGTTTTTGGTGGGGAGGCATCACTTGTCGAGTCGGGATTTCGCGGGCACAACCCTGCGTCGTAAACATGGCAAGAAGGGACTGGACGGGCTTGGTGTGCTCATTCTTAGATGTCGAAAATAGCACATCCTCGGTTATCTCATGACCTTACGTTAAGAAATGCATCTCTCGTGACCATTGTGAGTTCTCCGATTATATTCGTCAACACCGGCGCCGGCTCCGAGGCCGAACTCAAAACTCCAATATTGGACCCACTTTGGTCCGGGAACCCGGTTGGAAGGGGGCACACGCCTGCAAAAGAGAAATCCTTCGCACATATTGATAATGACTCGGTCGTGTCCAGTAGAGCAAGTGAGCTGAAGAAATGCCGCAGACCAACCCACGTGCACACGTGTTAGCGACAGTTGTGGCTTGGAATTGGGCGACATTGGCGTTTTGTTGACGCCCAGCTGTGCGTGTGTTGAGCCAGTCAGCCAGATGGCGGGGCACATGGAAAAAAATCTCAAGGGTTTGGGTAAAATCACCCCGCTGGGAATGTCGACGCGGTCAGGGTCGCGTTGCCTAGATTGATTTTGATTCTGCCAGCAAGGGCGGTCAACCACGCCTCTTGCAAGGCCCCTTGTTTGCGCCGTACAGCCTTAGATAATGGATACCTCCATTGTGGAAACCTGGCGCAGAAGCTTGTGATTGCCTATTCGCAAACGTGACGCACTAGTCAGCCAGAGAAGCCGCATGACCCTCATCGTTGAAGCTTCCATGAACCCTTTCGCCCCAGGCGCATCCTGACCGTTCAAGGTTGCAGCAATGGCGCCt
Proteins encoded in this region:
- a CDS encoding fructose-bisphosphate aldolase 1, which gives rise to MGVFSELGLKPGVLYGEEVYKLFEHAKKNVYAIPAINVTSSSTIIASLEAARDSKSPIILQMSQGGAAYFAGKGVSNTNQEASIAGAVAAAHFIRSIAPIYGVPVVLHTDHCAKKLLPWLDGMLDADEAFHKENGTPLFSSHMIDLSEEPRDWNIETTAKYLKRAAPMKQWLEMEIGLTGGEEDGVNNEDVDNNSLYTQPEDIFAIHQALSPISKYFSIAAGFGNVHGVYKPGNVRLHPELLDKHQKYVIEKLGCEEKKPIFFVFHGGSGSGDSEFQEAISYGVIKVNLDTDLQWAYLSGIRDYVTSKIEYLNSQVGNPDGADKPNKKYYDPRVWVREGEKTMKARIQQALKVFNAENTI